A region of Planococcus sp. MSAK28401 DNA encodes the following proteins:
- a CDS encoding sugar transferase — translation MIIGDFSEEKKQPKRWDAVVRFIEAVTAALMLLGLSPLLLAVAILIRLESKGPAMFTQQRGGLYGRHFTIYKFRTMEHGRDNKHDHSTPFDGDPSITKVGNILRKTSIDELPQLINIVKGDMSFIGPRPTVTDQTDNYNDYQKQRLTVKPGVTGLAQVSGRNSLSWDEKIDIDIDYINRKSLRLDLYILMQTVVKVFRTEEIYGKN, via the coding sequence ATGATAATTGGAGACTTCAGTGAAGAAAAAAAGCAGCCGAAGCGATGGGATGCGGTGGTGAGATTTATTGAAGCTGTAACCGCCGCTTTGATGTTATTGGGCTTATCGCCATTATTGCTGGCAGTCGCCATATTGATTCGCCTCGAGTCTAAAGGGCCGGCCATGTTTACCCAGCAGCGAGGCGGGCTTTATGGGCGCCATTTCACTATCTACAAATTCCGGACGATGGAGCATGGGCGAGATAACAAGCATGACCACAGCACGCCGTTTGACGGCGACCCAAGCATTACCAAGGTCGGCAATATTCTCCGGAAAACTAGCATCGATGAATTGCCCCAGCTGATCAACATCGTTAAAGGCGATATGTCATTCATTGGCCCACGCCCGACCGTCACCGACCAGACCGATAATTATAACGACTACCAGAAGCAGCGGCTGACGGTGAAACCAGGTGTCACGGGCCTCGCGCAAGTCAGCGGCCGCAATAGTTTAAGTTGGGATGAAAAAATTGATATCGATATCGACTACATCAATCGCAAAAGCTTGCGGCTCGATTTGTATATCTTAATGCAGACGGTGGTCAAGGTGTTTCGGACCGAGGAAATCTACGGAAAAAACTGA
- a CDS encoding UDP binding domain-containing protein → MENLKIAIIGAGETSLLAAKAFGTVYPVIVFDPDRSKKAEFDENGIVFTDQASELADAGILLMTGSKRPAYKLDALSDLCRIVGMHMKKGSVLIFEAPVYPGTTEEICIPLLEQHSGFIAGKEFFVGFAPSRWQSSEAQRKQGKSRKVIAGQSGPVIDYLADLFTPIHDGGIYKAKSIRVAEAAQLLEIAQREVNIALMNEVAMSLNQQGIDTHDVLETANTKREFIKFEPDLLGDRSVLRYGMGHIWCKGEQKGRQVAQRIIKKLIQNEVVIHEARITVLGIAKQDETNSAPEAGVLELVSELQEYGVDVQVADAQLEQAEAECTGGIFLTRHAELLPAVSVILAVPHEVYRRAGWKLFEPLLEGNEGYVFDVKSTLERDEKPEKVTLWRM, encoded by the coding sequence ATGGAAAACTTGAAAATCGCGATAATCGGGGCCGGCGAAACAAGTTTGTTGGCAGCCAAAGCATTCGGCACCGTTTATCCAGTCATCGTATTCGATCCGGATCGTTCCAAAAAAGCGGAATTTGACGAAAATGGCATTGTTTTTACCGATCAAGCTAGTGAACTGGCAGACGCCGGCATCCTCCTGATGACTGGTTCGAAGCGTCCAGCGTATAAATTGGACGCGCTTTCGGACTTGTGCCGAATTGTCGGAATGCATATGAAAAAAGGATCGGTGCTCATTTTCGAAGCACCGGTTTATCCGGGCACCACAGAAGAAATCTGTATCCCCCTGCTCGAGCAGCATTCCGGTTTTATCGCCGGGAAGGAATTCTTCGTTGGGTTTGCGCCTTCTAGGTGGCAAAGCAGTGAAGCACAACGCAAGCAGGGGAAAAGTCGCAAAGTAATCGCTGGCCAAAGCGGCCCAGTCATCGATTATCTTGCCGATCTATTCACCCCGATCCATGATGGGGGCATTTACAAAGCAAAGTCAATCCGTGTCGCTGAAGCTGCACAATTGCTTGAAATCGCCCAGAGAGAAGTGAATATCGCATTGATGAATGAAGTGGCAATGAGCTTGAACCAGCAGGGAATCGACACGCATGATGTGTTGGAAACAGCCAATACGAAGCGGGAATTTATCAAATTTGAACCTGATCTCCTCGGTGACCGATCTGTGCTGAGATATGGGATGGGCCATATCTGGTGCAAGGGCGAGCAGAAAGGGCGGCAAGTAGCGCAGCGGATCATTAAGAAGTTGATTCAAAACGAAGTCGTCATCCATGAAGCACGCATTACGGTGCTAGGCATCGCGAAACAAGACGAAACAAATAGCGCGCCGGAAGCCGGAGTGCTGGAACTCGTCTCAGAGCTTCAGGAATACGGCGTGGATGTCCAGGTTGCGGATGCCCAACTTGAACAAGCGGAGGCAGAATGTACGGGAGGCATTTTCTTGACGCGGCATGCGGAACTGCTTCCGGCGGTTTCGGTCATACTCGCGGTGCCGCACGAAGTTTACCGGAGAGCAGGGTGGAAGTTATTCGAGCCCTTGCTTGAAGGCAATGAAGGTTATGTCTTTGATGTCAAAAGTACACTCGAACGGGATGAGAAGCCGGAGAAGGTGACATTATGGAGAATGTGA
- the murJ gene encoding murein biosynthesis integral membrane protein MurJ: MEKTVISIMFIVVVTKVMGFSRDIFLAYFYGANGLTDAYLISTNISTVIFAFIGMGIAASYIPVYTKIFKERGSEPAEKFTVNVTNAVMLLTTILVFLIMCFTTPIVKLFAFGFEGETLRIAVIFTRIISVTLYFTALIFIFTSYLEVKNRFLTTELSGLPLNIVLIATIAISSWLGLYVLAIGTVVAVVVQFLSMVPAIKKSGYRHRWILDFKDRDLKNMMVLAIPVIIGVSADQINVLVDRTIASQITEGGISALTYAHRLVFFVQAIFVLAIVKVMFPKISKLAARKEIGELKNVVGKVVTTVSVIVIPAAVGMMVFSRQITELMFGRGEFDEFEIEMTAGLMFFYALGLLGFGLREVLAKVFYSLEDSRTPMINAFGAMFLNVALNLVLSRVMGLNGLALATSIAAIVSTVLLYASLVRKIGSLNSRKLMADLVKGILAAIVMGISAKTAFTFSLLAMGDIPALSIGVLTGVLVYASMLWMLQLSDMAYYKARLMALARR, encoded by the coding sequence ATGGAAAAAACCGTTATCTCCATCATGTTCATAGTTGTTGTAACGAAGGTTATGGGATTTTCACGCGATATATTCCTTGCCTATTTTTACGGAGCCAATGGCCTTACAGATGCTTATTTAATTTCCACCAATATCTCCACTGTCATCTTCGCATTCATCGGCATGGGCATTGCGGCCAGTTATATTCCTGTTTACACGAAAATTTTTAAGGAGCGTGGCAGTGAGCCGGCAGAAAAATTCACTGTAAATGTTACCAATGCAGTGATGTTGCTAACAACCATCTTGGTATTCCTGATTATGTGCTTCACTACGCCAATCGTGAAATTGTTTGCATTTGGTTTTGAAGGTGAAACTTTGCGCATAGCCGTAATATTTACCCGCATTATTTCAGTCACGTTATATTTCACCGCATTAATTTTTATTTTCACAAGCTACTTGGAAGTGAAAAATCGTTTTCTTACAACAGAATTAAGCGGATTACCCCTGAATATCGTATTGATTGCCACCATTGCAATCAGCTCCTGGCTTGGGCTGTATGTACTGGCAATAGGGACTGTAGTTGCGGTTGTTGTCCAATTTTTAAGCATGGTTCCCGCTATTAAGAAAAGTGGTTACCGGCACCGATGGATACTCGACTTTAAAGATCGGGATTTGAAAAACATGATGGTTCTTGCCATTCCGGTAATCATCGGGGTATCAGCTGATCAAATAAATGTTTTGGTGGACAGGACAATCGCTTCACAGATTACAGAGGGTGGAATCTCTGCCTTAACTTATGCACATAGGCTGGTCTTTTTTGTCCAAGCGATATTTGTGCTAGCCATAGTTAAAGTCATGTTTCCAAAAATTTCAAAATTAGCTGCAAGAAAAGAGATAGGGGAACTTAAGAACGTGGTAGGAAAGGTTGTTACGACAGTATCGGTCATCGTTATTCCAGCGGCGGTCGGGATGATGGTTTTTTCTAGGCAGATTACAGAGTTGATGTTTGGCAGAGGAGAGTTCGATGAGTTCGAAATTGAGATGACTGCTGGTTTGATGTTCTTTTACGCGCTTGGCCTGCTGGGGTTTGGCTTGCGGGAAGTACTGGCGAAAGTATTTTATTCATTGGAAGATTCGCGAACGCCCATGATCAACGCATTCGGCGCCATGTTTTTGAACGTCGCATTGAACTTGGTGTTATCGCGTGTCATGGGGCTGAACGGCCTGGCGCTTGCGACCAGTATTGCGGCAATCGTCAGTACGGTCCTTCTATATGCATCTCTCGTCCGGAAAATCGGTTCGCTCAACAGCAGGAAGCTGATGGCCGATTTGGTGAAAGGCATTCTGGCTGCAATCGTCATGGGCATTTCGGCCAAAACGGCCTTTACGTTTTCCTTGCTGGCGATGGGCGATATACCGGCATTATCCATCGGCGTCTTAACGGGCGTATTGGTGTATGCCAGTATGCTGTGGATGCTGCAATTAAGCGATATGGCGTATTACAAAGCCCGGTTGATGGCATTGGCCAGACGTTGA
- a CDS encoding GNAT family N-acetyltransferase: MNDLFFEKAYGKLYEKMEHGVCQEFLFRSVHGEIRHLFIKREIPMLIHGEKWFDAITPYGYGGPRIMNCAAGCQSDLVAAFEQAFREYCKSQRIVSEFIRFHPIFDNARDFSNCYDIQYQRETVGTTLEGFDDPVSAEFSKSARKTLRRSLNAGVTSRITVAPSNLRRFKEIYHETMSRVHADSYYFFDDTYFDSCLLKFADKIILAEAIYEGQVIAAELHFLYDGIMHTHLSGTIQKFHQLSPIYVLQYGAVRWGKENGVKLIHAGGGRTNDEEDPLYKFKKKFGQHTGYRFYTGQKIWNDKIYEELCKKSGANPEDSFFPAYRANACKQLSSV, translated from the coding sequence TTGAATGACCTATTTTTTGAAAAAGCGTACGGCAAGCTTTACGAAAAGATGGAGCACGGTGTATGCCAAGAATTCTTGTTCCGGAGCGTACACGGTGAAATTAGGCATCTGTTTATCAAACGTGAAATCCCAATGCTGATTCATGGCGAGAAATGGTTCGATGCCATTACCCCATACGGCTACGGAGGGCCGCGGATCATGAACTGTGCTGCAGGATGCCAATCCGATTTGGTTGCTGCTTTTGAACAAGCATTCCGAGAATACTGCAAAAGCCAACGCATCGTCAGCGAATTTATCCGCTTCCATCCAATCTTCGACAATGCCCGCGACTTCTCGAATTGCTACGACATCCAGTACCAGCGTGAAACCGTGGGCACGACACTTGAAGGATTCGATGATCCGGTTTCAGCAGAGTTTTCAAAATCCGCCAGAAAAACCTTGCGCCGTTCCCTGAACGCAGGTGTCACGTCCCGTATCACCGTAGCACCTAGCAACCTTCGCCGTTTCAAGGAAATCTATCATGAAACGATGAGCCGGGTTCATGCCGATTCCTATTATTTCTTTGATGATACTTATTTCGATAGCTGCCTGCTGAAATTCGCGGACAAAATTATTTTGGCAGAAGCCATTTATGAAGGGCAAGTGATCGCCGCAGAGCTGCACTTTTTGTATGACGGCATTATGCATACGCATTTATCGGGCACTATCCAGAAATTCCATCAATTGTCGCCGATTTATGTCTTGCAATATGGTGCCGTGCGGTGGGGAAAAGAAAATGGTGTCAAATTGATCCATGCAGGTGGCGGGCGTACGAATGACGAGGAAGATCCCTTGTACAAGTTCAAGAAGAAGTTCGGCCAGCATACAGGCTATCGCTTCTATACCGGGCAAAAAATATGGAACGATAAAATTTACGAAGAGCTGTGCAAGAAGTCGGGAGCCAATCCGGAAGATTCTTTTTTCCCGGCTTACCGTGCAAATGCCTGCAAGCAATTGAGCAGTGTATGA
- a CDS encoding GNAT family N-acetyltransferase, translated as MGDLYFDERYGKLYEEIEKGICKVFEFDHPRGRIRHLFIKREIPILLGPERYFDIVTPYGYGGPLMTGCAPEHREELASAFMEAFAAYCEAEGVVSEFIRFHPVLGNAQDFEKSYEVRYLRDTAGTSIAAYDNPVEAEFSASARKNIRKALREGVEYRVTLGPHDLKAFQQIYFATMDRNRANSFYYFNDRYFTQLLESFRQQLLLVEVLYKGEVIGMELQFVYNDLIHMHLSGTYEAFHHLSPVYIMQYATVLWAKENGINLLHGGGGRTNSPVDNLLRFKQQFARHTSFSFYSGQKVWNEDIYNKLCKEVNIPPTDEFFPAYRKRPAKETSEVQ; from the coding sequence ATGGGGGATCTGTATTTCGATGAGCGGTATGGCAAGTTGTACGAAGAAATCGAGAAAGGCATATGCAAAGTATTTGAATTTGATCATCCGCGTGGGCGCATCCGGCATCTATTCATCAAGCGCGAAATTCCGATATTGCTCGGGCCTGAACGCTACTTCGATATTGTCACGCCCTATGGATACGGCGGCCCGCTGATGACAGGCTGTGCGCCGGAACATCGGGAAGAACTGGCATCCGCTTTTATGGAAGCATTTGCTGCATATTGCGAAGCAGAAGGCGTGGTCAGTGAATTTATCCGGTTCCATCCGGTTCTTGGCAATGCGCAGGATTTCGAAAAGAGCTACGAAGTTCGCTATTTGCGTGATACGGCCGGAACGTCGATCGCGGCTTATGACAATCCGGTAGAAGCGGAGTTCAGCGCATCTGCGCGCAAGAACATCCGCAAAGCGTTGCGTGAAGGAGTCGAATACCGTGTGACACTCGGGCCGCATGATCTCAAGGCTTTCCAGCAGATTTACTTTGCGACAATGGACCGCAATCGAGCAAATTCTTTCTATTATTTTAATGATCGGTATTTTACGCAATTGCTGGAGTCGTTCAGGCAGCAGCTTTTACTGGTTGAAGTGCTTTATAAGGGTGAAGTGATCGGCATGGAGCTGCAATTTGTCTACAACGATTTGATCCATATGCATTTGTCCGGAACGTATGAAGCGTTTCATCACCTGTCACCGGTGTATATCATGCAATACGCCACAGTTCTATGGGCTAAAGAAAATGGCATCAATCTTCTTCATGGGGGAGGCGGGCGGACCAATAGCCCGGTGGATAACTTGTTGCGGTTCAAACAACAATTCGCGCGACACACGAGCTTTTCATTCTATAGCGGCCAAAAGGTTTGGAATGAAGACATTTACAACAAACTTTGCAAAGAGGTCAACATCCCCCCAACGGATGAGTTCTTTCCTGCTTATCGGAAACGGCCGGCTAAAGAAACGAGTGAGGTTCAATAA
- a CDS encoding antibiotic biosynthesis monooxygenase family protein: MKLYKWLGSEQETDTLKENGWFVLTSGSDAVAINEQEIPVGEQVEAYEVLDQKGQLEVGAFAVFNNIPVTEEGRELFESRFQNRAGLVEKEPGFAAIRILRPLDSDTYVILTMWEDESAFTTWQSSQAYSHAHKKRGTSEGIDKRPNIFPRPSFVTTYSK; encoded by the coding sequence ATGAAGCTTTATAAATGGCTTGGCAGTGAACAAGAAACCGATACGCTGAAAGAAAATGGCTGGTTCGTTTTAACAAGCGGCAGTGATGCAGTAGCCATCAATGAACAGGAAATCCCAGTTGGTGAACAGGTCGAAGCTTATGAGGTGCTGGACCAAAAAGGGCAGCTTGAAGTCGGGGCTTTCGCCGTTTTCAACAATATCCCAGTCACTGAAGAAGGCCGCGAACTATTCGAATCCCGTTTCCAAAACCGGGCCGGGCTCGTTGAAAAAGAACCGGGCTTTGCAGCGATCCGCATCTTGCGGCCGCTCGATTCCGACACTTATGTCATTCTCACGATGTGGGAAGACGAATCCGCCTTTACTACTTGGCAGTCGTCCCAAGCTTACTCGCACGCACATAAAAAACGCGGCACATCGGAAGGCATCGACAAACGCCCGAACATCTTCCCGCGCCCATCATTCGTCACCACTTATTCCAAATAG
- a CDS encoding ATP-binding protein, producing the protein MRQQKKLLILGGITHMIDVVETAKNMGLYTIVTDNHEESPAKRHADKAYPISTADIYALEDMARREKIDGVLTAFDDINTWNAQLLADRLGLPFCATKEHLEISSNKDRFKEFCRRFGVPVIEQYEKGDGVPVRYPVIVKPVDSYASKGITVCQNEAELYEATEKAKRFSRHGRVLVERFVDTNHGVEMYYTLQNGEVILSAVTDRFVYNQGRQSPPLPVATIYPSSHLAEFIALHDANIREMLRGMGLKNGLVMIQSLYDGGEFFMYEMGYRLSGEQHYQVVKRQTDVNLLEMMIDFAVGEDISKYDLSNFDDGFIRYPSCNLSVLLGPGTVREIKGVEQILDFPSVISWVPTREVGDEITVTGSYSQMLGRFNIVCQTIEELNGTIREINRTLEVVSENGEDMILARYLAGEKVN; encoded by the coding sequence GTGCGACAACAAAAAAAGCTGCTCATTCTTGGCGGCATTACACACATGATCGATGTAGTCGAAACTGCGAAAAACATGGGACTTTATACGATTGTTACCGACAATCACGAAGAATCGCCGGCTAAAAGACATGCCGACAAAGCTTATCCCATTAGCACCGCAGACATTTACGCCTTGGAAGACATGGCGCGACGTGAAAAAATCGATGGGGTTCTGACGGCTTTTGACGATATCAACACATGGAATGCGCAATTGCTGGCAGACCGGCTTGGATTGCCATTCTGCGCAACCAAAGAACACTTGGAAATAAGTTCCAATAAAGACCGGTTCAAGGAATTTTGCCGGAGATTCGGTGTTCCGGTAATCGAGCAATACGAAAAGGGAGACGGGGTGCCGGTTCGCTACCCGGTCATTGTTAAACCAGTCGACAGCTATGCGAGCAAGGGAATTACCGTATGCCAAAATGAAGCGGAATTATACGAGGCAACCGAAAAAGCCAAGCGCTTTTCACGCCATGGCCGCGTTCTTGTCGAACGTTTTGTCGATACAAATCATGGCGTCGAAATGTACTATACCTTGCAAAACGGGGAAGTTATCTTATCTGCTGTCACGGATCGTTTTGTCTACAACCAAGGGCGGCAAAGCCCGCCGCTGCCGGTCGCTACGATTTACCCGTCGAGCCATCTCGCTGAATTCATCGCGCTTCATGACGCCAATATTCGGGAGATGTTGAGAGGCATGGGGCTCAAGAATGGGCTAGTGATGATCCAATCGCTCTATGATGGCGGGGAATTCTTTATGTACGAGATGGGATATAGATTGAGCGGGGAGCAACATTACCAGGTTGTCAAACGCCAAACCGACGTCAATTTACTGGAAATGATGATTGACTTTGCAGTCGGGGAAGATATCTCAAAATATGATTTAAGCAATTTCGATGATGGGTTTATCCGTTATCCATCTTGTAATTTGTCAGTGCTCCTTGGCCCGGGAACTGTCCGTGAAATCAAAGGGGTGGAACAAATCCTGGATTTTCCATCAGTGATTTCCTGGGTGCCGACACGTGAAGTGGGCGATGAAATCACGGTGACCGGCTCCTATTCACAGATGCTGGGGCGTTTCAATATCGTATGCCAAACGATAGAGGAACTGAATGGAACGATCCGCGAGATTAACCGGACGCTCGAAGTCGTTTCGGAAAACGGTGAAGATATGATACTCGCCCGCTATCTGGCAGGGGAAAAAGTGAACTAA
- a CDS encoding GNAT family N-acetyltransferase — protein sequence MAVPTRQAVPDIFFTPEWNEAYAAHAGGEYQQFEWKSELGHIIHPFIKRPVPLVEGWFDTITAFGQSGPVILDAEEGKRRNLIDEFDAAFQDFCEQQHIVSEYVRFSSWVKNAEDFFPLYGLDMRGIVMYIDLTIDDPFRYEFSAAARQQVRRAQKNGVTVEYDFTGVSLDDFCRLYSFTADRNEFPDHSLFNPALLKESFRYLEGKQFLLNAKYAGKTISSALIVHHGDYMHYHLAADDPDHFRCAGNSLILSEACRYGMEHGFSQFHLGNASTDALYRFKRRFTKTEPLEILTGKRIRNSDMYGRLTELKRLQFGIENIGHFPLYRG from the coding sequence ATGGCAGTACCAACTAGGCAAGCGGTGCCGGACATCTTCTTTACGCCCGAATGGAACGAAGCATACGCTGCACATGCAGGAGGGGAATACCAGCAATTCGAATGGAAAAGTGAGCTCGGCCACATTATCCACCCTTTCATCAAACGTCCGGTACCGCTAGTAGAAGGCTGGTTCGATACGATTACTGCATTCGGCCAAAGCGGCCCTGTCATTCTTGATGCCGAAGAAGGAAAGCGCCGTAACTTGATCGACGAGTTTGACGCGGCTTTCCAGGACTTTTGCGAACAGCAGCACATTGTTTCTGAATACGTCCGCTTCAGCTCATGGGTCAAGAATGCTGAAGATTTCTTTCCGCTCTACGGCCTCGACATGCGCGGCATCGTCATGTACATCGACTTAACCATCGACGACCCTTTCCGTTATGAATTTTCCGCTGCTGCCCGCCAACAAGTGCGCCGGGCACAGAAAAACGGAGTGACGGTCGAATATGACTTTACAGGAGTCAGCTTGGATGATTTTTGCCGGTTGTATAGCTTCACCGCCGACCGCAACGAGTTTCCGGATCACTCTCTATTCAATCCGGCATTATTGAAGGAATCCTTTAGATACCTAGAAGGCAAGCAATTCCTGCTCAATGCGAAATACGCCGGCAAGACCATTTCTTCCGCGTTGATTGTTCACCACGGCGATTATATGCATTACCATTTGGCCGCCGATGACCCTGATCATTTTCGCTGTGCCGGAAATTCATTGATCTTGTCGGAAGCATGCCGCTATGGCATGGAACACGGGTTTTCGCAATTTCATTTGGGGAATGCCTCAACCGATGCGCTCTACCGCTTTAAAAGGCGTTTCACCAAAACGGAACCGCTTGAAATCTTGACTGGCAAACGTATTCGTAACAGCGATATGTACGGTAGGCTGACCGAGCTGAAAAGACTCCAATTTGGCATTGAAAACATTGGCCATTTCCCGTTATACCGAGGATAG
- a CDS encoding glycosyl hydrolase family 28-related protein, with protein sequence MAFWRKPRETELLPRNKEDIIREMWSPKKTSDQLFNVKSYGAIGDGKADDRKALQKAIDAVYGTSKGGNLFFPPGLYRISGPVEVPEWGSGTAVSWIGHSSETTRIVPSEPMDYLVRMRGGSGSVKGIQFMGTDPENGYIQLVKVCMVASGIRDKLFSGAAFMWGSVHGLQILGEGNNNLCVFDRLCQFSQNGSIIEGSGASGQGTNISFLQLEPAARDVHVGAYFKVGSGDGSVYHIDEVGPRSVTVSPPLKEAIFPGTPYKIHLGCGLQTDRGSDNNVYGIYDCHFVGNAATGLMVRGLYGHHIQGGNFDSNGIAGIHIGSGAINTTPAYSGTINHSYFENNGYANVLLDYPSGLSIIEPLLAKPSDGVGVGIASITSLYNEEYHYNTTSILYNGRLHQYVPEGGRSSLDMKDEPRVTVNKIDGATEAETVKLPPAPTHKFSEEVEIFVEHSGGQQVRIICDDAKVNNRPGNEGVMAPAGIGYKIIAYYNRADESWMVSYTEPLD encoded by the coding sequence ATGGCATTTTGGAGAAAACCACGGGAGACGGAATTGCTTCCACGCAATAAAGAGGATATCATTCGCGAAATGTGGAGCCCTAAAAAGACATCTGACCAATTATTCAATGTGAAATCGTACGGCGCTATCGGTGATGGCAAGGCTGATGACCGGAAAGCGCTGCAAAAAGCGATTGATGCAGTTTATGGCACATCCAAAGGCGGCAACCTGTTTTTTCCGCCAGGATTATATCGCATCAGCGGGCCGGTCGAAGTGCCGGAATGGGGGAGCGGTACAGCTGTTTCGTGGATCGGCCATAGCTCGGAGACGACACGCATTGTACCATCCGAGCCAATGGATTATTTAGTGCGCATGCGTGGTGGCAGCGGTTCTGTCAAAGGCATCCAGTTCATGGGGACGGACCCCGAAAACGGCTATATACAGCTTGTCAAAGTGTGCATGGTCGCAAGCGGGATCCGTGATAAATTGTTCTCGGGCGCTGCGTTTATGTGGGGATCGGTACATGGCCTGCAGATTCTAGGGGAAGGCAATAATAATTTATGCGTTTTCGACCGGCTGTGCCAGTTTTCCCAAAATGGCTCAATCATCGAAGGCAGCGGAGCGTCAGGGCAGGGGACGAATATTTCATTCCTGCAACTTGAGCCGGCCGCGCGTGATGTGCATGTCGGCGCATACTTTAAAGTGGGGTCGGGGGATGGGTCTGTCTACCACATCGACGAAGTCGGCCCACGCAGCGTCACTGTGTCGCCGCCTTTGAAAGAAGCGATTTTTCCGGGAACCCCGTATAAAATCCATCTGGGCTGCGGTTTACAGACGGACCGTGGCAGTGATAATAATGTCTACGGAATTTACGATTGCCATTTTGTCGGCAACGCAGCCACTGGCTTGATGGTGCGCGGGCTTTACGGCCACCATATACAGGGCGGTAATTTCGATTCGAACGGCATCGCCGGGATTCATATTGGCAGCGGCGCCATCAACACGACGCCTGCGTATTCCGGCACCATTAACCATAGCTATTTTGAAAATAACGGCTATGCGAATGTACTGCTCGACTATCCCTCAGGACTTAGCATCATCGAACCGCTCCTCGCAAAACCGAGCGACGGCGTGGGAGTCGGCATTGCCTCGATCACGTCTTTGTATAATGAAGAATACCACTACAATACGACGAGCATCCTTTACAATGGGCGATTGCATCAATATGTACCTGAAGGAGGACGCTCTTCGCTCGATATGAAAGACGAGCCGCGCGTGACAGTCAATAAGATCGATGGCGCGACTGAAGCTGAAACCGTCAAACTGCCGCCAGCGCCGACCCATAAATTCAGCGAAGAAGTAGAAATCTTCGTTGAACATAGCGGCGGACAGCAAGTGCGGATTATCTGCGACGACGCCAAGGTCAATAACCGGCCTGGCAATGAAGGCGTGATGGCGCCTGCAGGAATCGGCTATAAAATCATCGCCTACTACAATAGAGCGGATGAGAGCTGGATGGTTTCGTATACAGAGCCTTTGGATTAA
- a CDS encoding SDR family NAD(P)-dependent oxidoreductase gives MERKLEGKVAVITGAAGALGTAIAEQLLAEGAKVALVDFNQQALDKLVHRFNDVANVMGLVANLSREEEVKNYVERVVERWGSIDVFMNNAGIIGKTAPLTEQTSEDFDAMMNLNVRGVFLGIKYVLPVMIAQQNGSIINTSSVSGLMGSSGNSLYSAAKHAVVGLTKTAALEVAKDSVRVNSIHPAPLASNMMETIEQSINRDDPARVRQTITSRIPLGRYGQPEEVAKLVIFLASDDSRFITGSQYRIDGGMGAR, from the coding sequence ATGGAGCGAAAGTTGGAAGGCAAAGTAGCGGTAATCACTGGAGCTGCAGGTGCCTTGGGTACTGCCATAGCGGAACAGCTATTGGCAGAAGGCGCAAAGGTCGCACTTGTAGACTTTAATCAACAAGCTCTGGATAAATTGGTGCACCGATTCAACGATGTGGCGAATGTAATGGGCTTGGTAGCCAATCTCAGTAGAGAGGAAGAAGTCAAAAATTATGTGGAGCGAGTGGTGGAGCGCTGGGGAAGTATCGATGTGTTTATGAATAATGCAGGCATTATCGGGAAGACTGCCCCCCTCACCGAACAAACGAGCGAGGATTTTGACGCAATGATGAATTTGAATGTGCGCGGTGTTTTTTTAGGGATTAAATATGTCTTGCCAGTCATGATTGCGCAACAAAATGGCAGTATCATCAACACTTCCTCTGTTTCGGGATTAATGGGAAGCAGCGGGAATTCCCTTTACTCGGCTGCTAAGCATGCGGTCGTCGGATTGACAAAAACAGCTGCATTGGAAGTTGCAAAAGATTCCGTTAGGGTAAACTCGATCCATCCGGCTCCCCTTGCATCCAATATGATGGAAACTATTGAGCAATCGATAAATAGGGACGATCCTGCCCGGGTCAGGCAAACAATAACTTCGAGAATACCATTGGGGCGTTACGGTCAACCTGAAGAGGTCGCTAAGCTAGTCATCTTTTTGGCTAGTGATGACTCAAGGTTCATTACGGGAAGCCAGTATAGAATCGATGGCGGCATGGGGGCGCGATAA